The following are encoded in a window of Ignavibacteriales bacterium genomic DNA:
- a CDS encoding FeoA family protein: MKMKIPLHTIPKGSRVLIVEVPEGKGKSQLIRLGILKGEFIRCLERLPGGTMVIEKNRREVAIGMTLAKTIFVAYAAHEGIEGTAKKNHA; this comes from the coding sequence ATGAAAATGAAAATACCGCTTCACACCATTCCCAAAGGCAGCCGCGTGTTGATCGTGGAAGTGCCGGAAGGAAAAGGAAAAAGCCAACTTATCCGGCTGGGAATTTTAAAAGGTGAATTTATCCGATGTCTCGAACGATTGCCGGGTGGAACGATGGTGATCGAAAAAAACCGGCGGGAAGTTGCCATTGGGATGACATTGGCAAAAACGATCTTTGTTGCATACGCAGCTCATGAAGGCATTGAAGGGACAGCGAAGAAGAACCATGCCTGA
- a CDS encoding tetratricopeptide repeat protein, translating into MSLNKIGVCNSGLRNTWFILLTLIAFLLIGCGGSEEATNETQNPQDTVKPLGTVEQEQPAEVKPMDQALTNFIGADTEKVVESPKPSIASRSQLSQYEKQIEDLRTENTSLKQKIGKLEQENRGMNARMSEAEAQSTAEKLRADKAEELAKNTSRTPQVAEEKPVSEKSAPVSGSTYDAAMKAFNVHKYDDAAKGFSAIVTSGTNSELTNRAEYWLGESYFAKKKYKEALPLFQDVLKYKNSEKKADAQFMIGQTYERLGNKAKAKEAYEKVVKNYPMSKNVKRAKARWAKL; encoded by the coding sequence ATGAGTCTCAATAAAATTGGTGTTTGTAATTCTGGTTTGAGAAATACTTGGTTTATCCTTCTCACTCTTATCGCATTTTTGTTGATCGGCTGCGGAGGAAGCGAAGAAGCTACGAATGAAACACAGAATCCGCAAGACACCGTAAAACCGCTCGGTACAGTTGAGCAAGAACAGCCTGCAGAAGTTAAGCCGATGGATCAAGCTCTTACGAACTTTATTGGTGCCGATACTGAAAAAGTGGTTGAGTCGCCGAAACCTTCGATTGCATCGCGGTCTCAACTTTCACAATACGAAAAACAAATTGAAGATTTACGCACAGAGAATACAAGTTTGAAACAAAAGATTGGAAAACTTGAGCAGGAAAATAGGGGAATGAATGCACGCATGAGTGAAGCGGAAGCCCAATCGACGGCTGAAAAATTACGTGCAGATAAGGCAGAGGAATTGGCAAAGAATACTTCTCGAACGCCGCAAGTGGCGGAAGAAAAACCCGTATCAGAAAAGTCTGCTCCTGTTTCGGGTTCTACCTACGATGCTGCAATGAAAGCATTTAACGTACACAAATATGATGATGCTGCAAAAGGATTCAGTGCTATTGTCACGAGCGGTACGAATAGTGAACTTACAAACCGTGCTGAATATTGGTTAGGTGAATCCTATTTTGCGAAGAAAAAATATAAAGAGGCATTGCCCCTATTCCAGGATGTTCTCAAGTATAAGAATTCAGAAAAGAAAGCCGATGCTCAGTTCATGATTGGACAGACCTATGAACGACTTGGCAACAAAGCAAAAGCGAAAGAGGCGTACGAAAAAGTTGTGAAGAACTATCCTATGAGTAAGAATGTGAAACGTGCGAAAGCGCGCTGGGCAAAATTATAA
- a CDS encoding type III pantothenate kinase encodes MFIAIDIGNTSTVIGIYKKDTLIADCRLTSTVQQTRDEIFAQVHSLLLEAGINKREIKGIGISSVVPRLTNVYAAMAKNYFRQEPMIVSAELNLGITIHYDNPKSLGADRICNAFAGYSNYGGPLIIIDFGTATTYDVIASNGDFLGGVIAPGIETSAISLHKRTAKLPQLVGTKLHFPETVIGTNTLNSMQAGILLGALDAMTGIVNRIQKKLREHRSKKAIVIATGGFSTLIAEQTRIIQHIEPTLVLDGIRLIYARVKNKMGS; translated from the coding sequence ATGTTTATAGCAATTGATATTGGCAACACCAGTACTGTCATAGGAATATACAAGAAAGATACGCTCATTGCCGATTGTCGGCTGACGAGCACAGTGCAACAGACAAGGGATGAAATCTTCGCACAAGTTCATTCATTACTTCTTGAAGCTGGTATCAATAAAAGGGAGATCAAAGGTATCGGCATTTCGTCTGTTGTTCCCCGTCTGACCAATGTCTATGCCGCGATGGCGAAAAATTATTTCCGTCAAGAACCGATGATTGTAAGTGCAGAATTGAATCTCGGAATCACCATACATTACGATAACCCAAAGTCTCTCGGTGCCGATAGAATTTGCAATGCATTTGCCGGTTATTCTAACTATGGCGGACCGCTTATCATTATTGATTTCGGAACAGCTACCACGTACGATGTTATTGCATCAAACGGCGATTTTCTCGGCGGTGTTATTGCTCCAGGGATAGAAACATCGGCAATTTCTTTGCATAAGCGGACTGCAAAGTTGCCACAACTCGTCGGTACAAAACTGCATTTTCCTGAAACTGTCATCGGCACGAATACACTGAACAGTATGCAAGCCGGAATTCTCTTGGGTGCATTGGATGCAATGACGGGAATAGTGAACCGAATTCAAAAAAAACTCCGCGAACATCGGTCGAAGAAAGCAATCGTGATCGCAACAGGCGGGTTTTCAACATTGATTGCAGAACAGACACGCATCATTCAGCACATAGAACCAACACTTGTGCTGGACGGCATTCGATTGATATATGCTCGCGTGAAAAATAAGATGGGAAGCTAA
- a CDS encoding response regulator, translated as MEQQTLNILLADDDEFFASIVANQLQDEFKYKVTIARNGREAKELIATGGSNHFDMVLTDYSMPEMNGIDLLKWIQDHNGETPVVMLTAAGSDVIAVEAMKLGAYDYVRKEQLDLQHLGIVITATHERHQFRIAKSMEEERAREIGLNNLATDKVRDVLNALTPTLNSALANINGDIETRGEELCKQLPAPQREQVHNLLQQIQSSAVLLETSIRGLLGLYRMLYAHHAEAQELDRLKREIEAKTTSV; from the coding sequence TTGGAACAACAGACACTCAATATTCTTCTTGCCGACGACGATGAATTTTTTGCCAGCATTGTTGCCAATCAACTTCAAGACGAATTTAAATATAAAGTAACAATTGCGCGGAATGGACGCGAGGCAAAAGAACTGATTGCCACGGGAGGCAGCAATCATTTTGATATGGTATTGACAGATTACTCCATGCCCGAGATGAACGGCATTGATCTGCTGAAATGGATTCAAGACCATAACGGGGAAACACCAGTGGTTATGTTGACAGCAGCCGGTTCGGACGTTATTGCTGTTGAAGCGATGAAATTAGGCGCTTATGATTATGTCCGGAAGGAACAACTCGATCTTCAGCATCTTGGTATTGTGATTACTGCAACACATGAACGGCATCAGTTTCGTATCGCGAAATCAATGGAAGAAGAACGGGCGCGTGAAATTGGATTAAATAATCTTGCTACGGATAAAGTGCGCGATGTGCTCAATGCCCTCACACCAACATTAAACTCTGCTCTTGCGAACATCAATGGAGATATTGAAACACGCGGTGAAGAACTCTGCAAACAATTACCAGCACCACAGCGTGAGCAAGTTCACAATTTATTGCAGCAGATTCAGAGTTCTGCCGTGCTGCTGGAAACCTCCATTCGGGGATTGTTAGGATTGTATCGAATGTTGTACGCTCATCATGCCGAAGCTCAAGAACTTGATCGATTGAAACGGGAGATAGAAGCGAAGACAACATCCGTCTGA
- the feoB gene encoding ferrous iron transport protein B has product MPEHIDHHKHPAAVPLVAETPHLKVALVGNPNVGKSVIFNFLSGLYVDVSNYPGTTVEFSKGQFGKYDIYDTPGVYGISAFSAEENVTRDVVLEADAVLNVVDSVHIERDLFLTQQLIDMGKRVSVILNFNDELERQGIVIDTAQLSLSLGVPVFQTSAVRKTGFDRLETAIVEARRGRIDPALHTKLHAMLIEVGSEAEALLILEGDESIAHTHGVPTGNEREDLYIERRNRVNLIVSSVFSETKTRALISTLLGRWAVNIWTGIPMLLVALYIIYLFVGKLVAVDLVNITEKHLGNEIWEPWIRSVISHFIPLTSWLGTLLVGEFGVISMTVTYLLFLLLPLVVAFYLALSIMEDSGYLPRLATLVDRSLNAIGLNGSAIIPIILGFGCVTMATITTRLLGSEREKTIATTILQFAIPCSAQIAVVAALLAGAGFGAMIIYSVTILAVFVAIGTILHHTLPGESSPLLIDLPPMRIPRLDNIVRKTTFRSYGFMKEATPWFFAGALVVGIMQVTGLLVVWQNLLAPLVTGWLQLPREAATAFVMGLVRRDFGAAGLYALALTPHQVVVALVTITLFVPCVASLMVMLKERGVKEALIIWFSTWVGAFVIGGIVSQILI; this is encoded by the coding sequence ATGCCTGAGCACATAGATCATCACAAACATCCTGCTGCCGTTCCTCTCGTTGCTGAAACGCCGCACCTGAAAGTTGCGCTGGTTGGAAATCCGAACGTTGGCAAATCTGTCATTTTCAATTTTCTTTCGGGACTGTATGTCGATGTCTCGAATTATCCCGGTACGACAGTTGAGTTTTCCAAAGGACAATTTGGCAAGTACGATATTTACGATACACCGGGTGTGTACGGAATTTCAGCATTCAGCGCGGAAGAAAATGTCACACGGGATGTTGTCCTTGAGGCAGACGCGGTTCTTAATGTTGTAGATTCTGTGCATATCGAGCGCGATCTCTTCCTCACGCAGCAACTGATTGACATGGGCAAGCGTGTGTCCGTCATTTTAAACTTTAACGATGAACTGGAAAGGCAAGGCATCGTCATTGACACAGCACAATTATCTTTATCGCTTGGTGTGCCTGTATTTCAGACATCCGCTGTGCGCAAAACCGGATTCGACAGGTTAGAAACTGCAATTGTTGAAGCACGTCGCGGCAGAATCGATCCGGCGCTTCATACAAAGCTGCACGCGATGCTGATAGAAGTCGGCTCGGAAGCAGAAGCCCTGCTTATCCTCGAAGGCGACGAATCCATCGCACACACGCATGGAGTACCTACAGGAAACGAGAGAGAAGATTTGTACATCGAGCGGCGCAATCGGGTCAATCTCATTGTAAGCTCTGTGTTTTCAGAAACAAAAACGCGCGCGCTTATTTCCACGCTGCTTGGCCGCTGGGCAGTGAATATCTGGACAGGTATTCCGATGCTGCTCGTGGCGCTCTACATTATTTATCTTTTTGTGGGAAAACTTGTCGCCGTCGATCTCGTCAACATCACAGAAAAACATCTTGGCAATGAAATTTGGGAGCCATGGATCCGCAGTGTTATATCGCATTTCATTCCACTGACCTCGTGGCTTGGCACATTACTCGTGGGTGAGTTCGGTGTCATTTCAATGACAGTGACATATCTTTTGTTCCTCCTTCTTCCTCTCGTTGTCGCGTTCTATCTTGCACTTTCGATTATGGAAGACAGTGGCTATCTACCGCGCTTAGCGACGCTGGTGGACAGAAGTCTCAATGCAATCGGTCTGAATGGAAGCGCAATCATTCCAATTATTCTCGGCTTCGGTTGTGTCACGATGGCTACCATCACGACGCGCTTGCTTGGCAGTGAACGGGAGAAAACTATTGCGACAACGATTCTGCAATTTGCAATTCCGTGCTCAGCTCAGATTGCAGTTGTTGCAGCGTTATTAGCAGGAGCTGGATTTGGTGCGATGATTATTTATTCCGTAACCATTCTAGCTGTGTTCGTTGCAATTGGTACCATTTTACATCATACGCTGCCGGGAGAATCAAGTCCACTGCTCATTGATCTTCCTCCGATGCGAATACCGAGACTTGATAATATCGTTCGGAAAACAACCTTTCGTTCATACGGATTTATGAAAGAAGCAACGCCATGGTTCTTTGCCGGCGCACTTGTCGTCGGCATTATGCAGGTAACCGGATTGCTCGTTGTCTGGCAAAACTTGCTAGCGCCGCTTGTGACCGGATGGCTTCAGCTTCCGCGCGAAGCAGCAACTGCTTTTGTCATGGGATTAGTCCGGCGCGATTTTGGCGCTGCAGGTTTATACGCTTTGGCCCTGACGCCGCATCAAGTGGTCGTTGCGCTCGTCACGATTACACTTTTCGTTCCTTGCGTTGCATCGTTGATGGTAATGCTGAAAGAGCGCGGCGTGAAAGAGGCACTCATTATTTGGTTCAGTACGTGGGTTGGTGCATTCGTCATTGGCGGGATTGTTTCACAAATACTCATATAG
- the rdgB gene encoding RdgB/HAM1 family non-canonical purine NTP pyrophosphatase, protein MTQLILATRNIHKARELKTLLSNLDVDVLTLNDISDEIVLREDGDTFEANAIQKARIVHARTKLLSLADDSGLEVFYLQGRPGVFSARYAGGEATDEMNNRKLLEEMRGVAPRRRRAQFRSVLALIGAGMEEVTEGICPGSLGEAPRGTNGFGYDPIFIPDGFDKTYAELTAKEKNLISHRARSFAKMTKVIQSH, encoded by the coding sequence ATGACCCAACTTATTCTCGCTACACGCAATATTCATAAAGCACGTGAATTAAAGACACTGCTCAGCAATCTCGATGTTGACGTGCTCACGCTGAACGATATTTCAGATGAAATAGTTTTAAGGGAAGACGGCGATACGTTCGAAGCGAATGCGATCCAAAAAGCCCGGATTGTACACGCTCGCACAAAACTACTATCACTCGCTGATGACTCCGGTCTGGAAGTGTTCTACCTTCAAGGCCGCCCCGGAGTGTTCTCTGCTCGTTATGCCGGTGGAGAAGCAACTGATGAGATGAACAACCGAAAGCTGCTGGAAGAAATGCGCGGTGTAGCGCCGCGCCGGCGGCGTGCACAATTTCGTTCAGTGCTTGCACTTATCGGTGCTGGAATGGAAGAAGTGACTGAGGGAATTTGCCCTGGCTCGCTCGGTGAAGCACCGCGGGGAACAAATGGTTTTGGATACGATCCAATTTTTATCCCGGACGGTTTCGACAAAACATACGCAGAACTCACAGCCAAAGAAAAGAACCTCATCAGCCATCGTGCACGGTCGTTTGCGAAGATGACAAAAGTGATACAATCACATTGA
- a CDS encoding ATP-binding protein, which yields MSTQDERIRNLQSTVLFHGLSSNELAHLLNDFKQEHYPGGTILFDANSSGNKVFIIENGMIRISRVTSFGEETTLDILKSGEIVGELASLDGLSRSARATCIEDSILLSLEKSEFELLLLANHRVAFNLLRELSARIRKADDNIVRRLEEQRKAIELRFDKLQRLMEASKIINSTLDLDELLELILNAATKSVKADRGTLYLVDDIKKEIWSKILQGSDMAEIRMPIGKGFSGYVAETGETILIPDAYADPRFNPETDKQSGYRTRNMLCMPMKNKDRKIIGVFQLLNKDQGSFNNDDVSFIDALSAHASVAIENARLAQEMVANERLSAVGKMASVIIHDIKNPMGTLRVYAQVMKKKSGNEEANKLADEMIHQVDRFVNMTQEILDFTRGVSASNFQELEFFDVMNGVLDFIEKDLEKNNIKLKKFAQFKGIVNIDQDKMVRVFYNIASNARDAMPQGGTLIVTTIDENGYVRIDFTDTGTGMPEEVKKRIFEPFMTYGKKHGTGLGMSIVKKVIDDHQGRIEINSVMGKGTTITMYLPFKKS from the coding sequence ATGTCCACACAGGATGAACGAATTCGCAATCTTCAATCTACGGTGCTTTTTCATGGCTTATCGAGCAATGAACTAGCACACCTGCTGAATGATTTTAAACAAGAGCATTACCCGGGAGGGACCATTCTCTTTGATGCGAATTCATCCGGCAATAAAGTTTTTATTATTGAAAATGGAATGATCCGAATTTCCCGCGTGACCTCATTTGGTGAAGAGACAACGCTGGATATTTTAAAAAGCGGAGAAATTGTCGGTGAACTTGCCTCGCTCGACGGTCTATCGCGTTCGGCACGCGCAACGTGCATTGAAGATTCAATTCTTCTCTCGCTTGAGAAATCCGAGTTTGAGTTATTGCTGCTCGCGAATCATAGGGTTGCATTCAATCTTCTCAGAGAGCTCAGTGCCCGCATTCGTAAAGCAGACGATAATATCGTGAGGCGGCTGGAAGAACAGCGTAAAGCGATTGAACTTCGCTTCGACAAGCTTCAAAGACTTATGGAGGCAAGCAAGATCATAAACTCTACACTTGATCTTGATGAATTGCTTGAATTGATTCTCAACGCTGCTACGAAGAGTGTCAAAGCAGACCGTGGTACGCTCTATCTTGTCGATGACATTAAAAAAGAGATATGGTCAAAGATCCTGCAGGGCAGTGATATGGCAGAAATTCGAATGCCGATTGGAAAAGGTTTTTCAGGTTATGTTGCAGAAACAGGAGAAACAATTTTAATTCCCGATGCGTATGCTGATCCTCGGTTTAATCCTGAAACAGATAAACAAAGCGGATATCGTACACGTAATATGCTTTGCATGCCGATGAAAAACAAGGACAGAAAGATCATCGGTGTGTTCCAACTCTTGAATAAAGATCAAGGATCTTTTAATAACGATGATGTTTCTTTCATCGATGCGCTTTCTGCTCATGCGTCCGTCGCGATTGAGAATGCGCGTTTGGCGCAGGAAATGGTTGCAAATGAACGCCTGTCTGCAGTCGGAAAGATGGCAAGCGTTATTATTCATGACATCAAGAACCCGATGGGCACACTGCGCGTGTATGCACAGGTCATGAAGAAGAAATCCGGCAATGAAGAAGCGAACAAACTTGCCGATGAAATGATTCATCAAGTGGACCGCTTCGTAAATATGACGCAGGAAATTTTAGATTTCACGCGCGGTGTCAGTGCATCGAATTTCCAAGAACTCGAATTCTTCGATGTGATGAATGGCGTGTTGGATTTCATTGAGAAAGATTTGGAGAAGAACAATATTAAGCTGAAGAAGTTTGCGCAATTTAAAGGAATAGTAAATATTGATCAAGATAAAATGGTGCGCGTGTTTTACAACATCGCCAGCAATGCACGGGATGCTATGCCGCAGGGCGGTACGTTAATCGTCACAACAATCGATGAGAACGGCTATGTGCGCATTGATTTCACGGATACGGGAACCGGCATGCCGGAAGAAGTGAAGAAACGTATTTTTGAACCATTCATGACATATGGCAAGAAGCATGGAACGGGTCTCGGCATGTCCATTGTTAAAAAAGTGATAGATGATCACCAAGGCAGGATTGAAATCAATAGCGTGATGGGAAAGGGAACAACCATCACTATGTATCTCCCCTTTAAAAAATCTTAA
- a CDS encoding NADH-quinone oxidoreductase subunit N, producing the protein MFVQQVLQNLTHFLPETVLAVTFCIAIFAGLIFRKNPKVVGWISCIGVMTAMFFVINQSGTSEEIFSGMIAVDPFAVFFKLLTALCALFIILFSAYSIEVQTTMKRMAEYYALLLTMTLGMFLMAGAANLLMMVLAMELTSYSSYILAGYTKEASDSSEASLKYIIYGAVSSGVMLYGVSILFGLSGAMNYSGINHALTLNAPNHFALLLATIFIVVGFGYKISAVPFHFWTPDVYEGAPITITAFLSVASKAAGFAMMMRFFKIIFIDTAILALPSGVWTPLYNFEWNKLLVILSVLTMTLGNLVAVWQDNLKRLLAYSSIAHAGYMLMGVVLLSDKGITAVLIYFVMYLFMNLGAFYVVMLVAYKTGSEDISAYKGLGYRSPIIGVSMALFLVSLTGLPPTAGFVGKFYLFVAVLDARWVWLAVVGAVNSVISLYYYARVLRYMFLRDPDDQSGHLHILRIEALILLALAIPTLLFGLYFTPIVDLANASIQMFGLH; encoded by the coding sequence ATGTTCGTTCAACAGGTATTACAAAATCTGACACACTTCTTGCCGGAGACGGTCTTAGCGGTTACATTTTGCATCGCAATATTCGCTGGGTTAATTTTCCGAAAAAATCCCAAGGTTGTTGGATGGATTTCATGTATTGGTGTGATGACAGCAATGTTCTTTGTTATCAACCAGTCGGGTACATCTGAAGAAATCTTCTCCGGTATGATAGCGGTGGATCCATTTGCCGTGTTTTTTAAATTACTTACGGCACTCTGCGCGTTATTCATTATTCTATTCTCGGCTTACTCGATTGAAGTACAGACAACGATGAAGCGCATGGCGGAGTATTACGCATTGCTCTTAACCATGACACTTGGAATGTTCTTGATGGCAGGCGCAGCAAATTTGCTGATGATGGTCTTGGCAATGGAATTGACAAGTTACTCGTCCTACATTCTTGCGGGATATACGAAGGAAGCATCGGATTCGAGCGAAGCGTCATTGAAGTACATCATTTACGGAGCGGTCTCATCCGGTGTGATGCTTTATGGTGTCTCGATTCTCTTCGGCTTGTCCGGCGCAATGAATTATAGTGGAATCAACCACGCGTTGACGTTGAATGCTCCAAATCATTTTGCGCTGCTTCTTGCAACGATCTTTATTGTTGTCGGTTTCGGTTATAAGATTTCCGCAGTGCCGTTTCATTTCTGGACTCCAGATGTCTATGAAGGTGCGCCTATTACCATTACAGCTTTTCTTTCCGTTGCATCAAAGGCGGCTGGTTTTGCAATGATGATGCGGTTCTTCAAAATTATCTTCATCGATACAGCAATTCTTGCGTTGCCATCCGGTGTGTGGACGCCGCTCTATAATTTTGAATGGAACAAGTTACTTGTCATTCTTTCCGTGCTTACCATGACGCTTGGTAATCTTGTTGCTGTTTGGCAGGATAATCTGAAGCGTCTGCTCGCGTATTCCAGCATTGCACATGCCGGTTATATGCTGATGGGCGTAGTTCTTCTCAGCGATAAAGGCATTACTGCTGTCCTCATTTATTTCGTTATGTACCTGTTTATGAATCTCGGTGCATTCTATGTGGTTATGCTCGTTGCGTATAAAACGGGAAGTGAAGACATCAGCGCTTACAAAGGACTTGGTTATCGTTCCCCGATTATCGGTGTGTCAATGGCTCTCTTCCTTGTTTCGCTCACCGGATTGCCGCCGACTGCCGGCTTTGTGGGAAAATTTTATCTTTTTGTCGCAGTTCTGGATGCAAGATGGGTTTGGCTTGCAGTTGTTGGCGCTGTTAATAGTGTCATCTCACTGTATTATTACGCGCGCGTGCTTCGTTATATGTTTCTCCGAGATCCGGATGATCAATCAGGACATCTCCATATTCTTCGGATAGAAGCATTGATACTACTAGCACTTGCTATTCCGACGCTTCTCTTTGGGCTATATTTTACGCCAATCGTGGATTTAGCAAATGCATCAATTCAGATGTTTGGCCTGCATTAA
- the radA gene encoding DNA repair protein RadA codes for MSKTLTKYVCQSCGYVSPRWIGKCPNCSEWNSFVEEAATPVKASRKMGIASKIEPVSFDQIEKEDVPRIQTTLNEFDRVLGGGLVPGSLILLGGDPGIGKSTLMMQMAIALKDQLVLYVTGEESVRQIKLRAERLNVSSAKNILLLAETNLDLILDVIDAGTPDLIIVDSIQTMYRPGMESAPGSVSQVRESAALLLRVAKTRGIPIFVVGHVTKDGMIAGPKVIEHMVDTVLQFEGEAHYAYRILRALKNRFGSTNEIGIFEMHDTGLCEVLNPSEIFLSERHYGTSGSTVVASIEGSRPILVEVQALVTPTNYGMPQRTSTGFDYRRLALLLAVLEKRVGLNLGQQDVFVNVAGGIRIDEPAVDLGIAVSITSSLRDIPVDSSSVAVGEIGLGGEIRTIGQIEKRVHEASKLGFKRIIVPQHNLKTFKPNSDIEIIGVDRIEQAIEALLE; via the coding sequence ATGTCAAAAACCCTCACAAAATATGTTTGCCAGTCATGTGGATATGTTTCGCCGCGATGGATTGGTAAATGTCCCAACTGTTCAGAGTGGAATTCATTTGTTGAAGAAGCCGCCACACCTGTGAAAGCATCGCGTAAGATGGGCATTGCCTCAAAGATCGAACCGGTTTCTTTTGATCAAATTGAGAAGGAAGATGTTCCGCGCATTCAGACCACATTGAATGAATTTGACCGCGTGCTTGGCGGCGGACTTGTTCCTGGCTCACTCATTTTACTCGGCGGTGATCCCGGTATCGGTAAATCCACACTCATGATGCAGATGGCGATCGCACTAAAAGATCAGCTCGTGCTGTACGTAACGGGTGAAGAGTCGGTGCGGCAGATCAAGCTACGCGCTGAACGCCTCAATGTGAGCTCAGCAAAAAATATTTTACTTCTTGCGGAAACCAACCTTGATTTAATTCTTGATGTGATTGATGCCGGTACTCCTGATTTAATAATTGTGGATTCGATTCAAACGATGTACCGACCGGGCATGGAAAGCGCACCGGGCAGTGTAAGTCAAGTGCGGGAATCCGCCGCTCTGCTGCTGCGTGTTGCTAAAACTCGAGGTATTCCTATCTTCGTTGTCGGGCACGTTACAAAAGACGGCATGATTGCCGGGCCGAAAGTCATTGAACATATGGTTGATACGGTTCTGCAATTTGAGGGCGAAGCGCATTATGCCTATCGCATTCTGAGAGCGCTCAAGAATCGATTTGGCTCAACAAACGAGATTGGTATCTTCGAGATGCACGATACCGGATTATGCGAAGTTCTCAATCCCTCGGAAATATTTCTTTCTGAACGTCACTATGGCACATCTGGTTCAACCGTCGTAGCGAGCATTGAGGGTTCACGCCCGATTCTCGTTGAAGTGCAGGCGTTAGTGACGCCGACGAACTATGGTATGCCGCAGCGCACGAGTACGGGTTTTGACTATCGGCGTCTCGCCCTTTTACTCGCAGTTCTAGAGAAGCGTGTTGGCCTTAATCTTGGACAGCAAGATGTGTTTGTGAATGTGGCAGGTGGTATTCGCATAGATGAACCGGCTGTAGATTTAGGAATTGCAGTATCTATCACATCGAGCTTGCGTGATATTCCCGTTGATTCATCGTCAGTAGCAGTTGGCGAAATAGGTTTGGGCGGAGAGATTCGAACTATAGGACAAATTGAAAAGCGCGTGCATGAAGCTTCAAAACTTGGATTCAAACGGATCATTGTTCCTCAGCATAATCTGAAAACCTTTAAACCAAATAGCGATATTGAGATTATTGGTGTTGATCGTATTGAACAAGCGATTGAAGCGTTGCTGGAATAA